A stretch of DNA from Sebastes fasciatus isolate fSebFas1 chromosome 16, fSebFas1.pri, whole genome shotgun sequence:
CTGCACAAAACACAACGAAGAAGTCCAATGGTCAATAATACTAGTCACCACTTTAATAACTTAAACTCTGATGCAGTTAGGgttagtaatattacgactttttttctcgtaaaaggtacgactttattctcgtaattttacgattttttttctcgtaaagttacgactttattctcgtaaagttaagactttattctcgtaattttacgattttttttctcgtaaagttacgactttattctcataatacaacttttttctcgttaagttatgactttattttcgtaaagttacgacttttttcttgtaatttacgacttttttctcgttaagttatgaatttattctcgtaaagttccgacttttttctcgtaatattacaaccttttttctcgttaagttatgaatttattctcgtaaagttacgacttttttctcgttaagttatgaatttattctcgtaatattacgactttattctcgtaaagttacgacttttttcttgtaatattactattttttctctcgttaagttatgactttattctcgtaaagttacgacttttttctcgtaatattacgacttttttttaaaaatgtatgtgtgtgagattgtagtattagcagtagccagtaagtaagtaaaagtaataaCACAACAGTGTAAAAACTTTTGTCCCCTTCAGAGGACAAATCTACTCTCAACTTTAGGAACATAAGTTTTTGTATAGTTTTAGCTAATGTACAGTACTCTACTTAAacacagttttgaggtactgatactttactgcaGTATTTAcatattgtgtgactttgtacTACATTTAAGATATTTTACTTCAGCTCCTCCTTttcttgtactttacttaaagtatttccattttctgctactttgtACTTCTACCTCACTACATCTGagatgtaaatattgtactCTTTACTacttgggctgcagtttgccatgttatgatgtgagcatattgtttgatgctaaatgcagtacctgtgagggtttctggatcaatatctgtcattgttttgtgttgttaaatgatttacaataataaatatatacatacattaacataaagcagcatatttgtccactcccatgttgataagaggattaaatacttgacaaatctccctttaaggttcattttgagatgaaaaatgtgtgattaatcacaatgaactatggacaataatgcaattaatcatgattaaatattttaatcgattgacactcctaaaatattgtactttttactacacaatatttattttaaagctttacCAATTTAGatcattaatacaaatataataaataaataaataataataaaatctaatATTTTCTGCACtatatcccctttgctgctgtacactgcagttttccccactgtgggactaataaaggaatatcttatcttatcatggTTAGAGAGCAACACTGCTTAGTTACACAGACTGAAATGACTGCAACACCTACAAAGcgactaaagctgtcagataaagctgtcaagtataaagtagcataaaatagaaacactaaagtaaagtacaagtacctcaaaatgcacttgagtaaatgtatttagttacatcCCACCACTGATATTTGATGGACCAATCAGTTAGTTAACTGATCTTCTAGCGGCACTGAATCTGACGGGTCACAGATTTCACCACAACACCATGAACTGTGATCAGCTGATGCTCATGTGCTAAGCTAACGGTGGCTAACGCTACTCACCCCTTCATGGTAGACTTTGTTGGCTCTTTTCAGTCTGATATCCAAAGTGACGCTCATCTCTGACCACCTCGCATCAGACGGACACTTATAATAACTCGTTACAGTCTAGTTTTAGTTAATAGAAACAATTAAATAACGTGTTTTAATCTAAAACATCTCTTTAACTCTGCAGGTTTGTGTTGATTCCGCTCAGCAGCGGCGTCATAATTCAACTTCCAGAGCAAGTGCGAAAAGGCTTCCGGGTCTGAATCCTTCAAAGTAAAAGCatcaaataaacataaaaacccTTGATGGTGCCCAGTAGTGAAGAAGTACtttacttaggtaaaagtaGTTCTACCACAccttacaagtaaaagtcttgcattcaAAATTGGACTAAAtttaaagtataaaagtattagcatcaaaatatacttaaaataccaaaatggatgcaaaatgtcccatttaataataatatatattatagattattattattattgatgcattatgtATCTATAAGATATGCAAGCtctatggactttttttttaaacgattGAATGTGTATTTATTCTGCATTGCCTTAAACTAACTATTAAATAAACTACTATTTTATTGTTCTTATGCcttccttttgttttatttctatctTTTACATATTCTATTGTTCTTAGCATAACTGCTCttggtattttttatttattattattatatttaattttttgttatttatttgattGCTTGGTTTTATTGTGCAGTATTTgcacttgtttttatttattatctttttctTCACTTTATTGTAAAACATTTTGAACTACACCCTCAGTAtgaaaagtgctgtataaataaagtttattattattattattattattactatatgcTTCTAGCTTGTGAATTTCCCCCCTTATCAGCTGCACAGTGGTGACACCTTGAGGCTAAAATGATCACTGACAATCATGATATTAGTGTTTTTAATATTCTAAGAATATGTGGCTCATAGAGTTAATACTAGTATAACTCACTGGTGGTAatctccatttatttatttatataagatGCTCTCACATCAGGACTGCACCCTTTAGATGTATTCTGtagctaaaatgtgtttttttttaataaagttgCTGTTGATCAAACTGTTAACTCTCCGTCTCTGACAGTAAAAGATCAGTTGTGTTTTGGATTTAAAGATTGTTTTTACCAGATagtcgccacacacacacacacacacacacacacacacacacacacacacacagtgtgttgcCACAACAAAAGCCACAGACAACCTGAGACGGTGGAACTGGTGGTTGAACCTGTTTTTGTCCTTCAAACAGCTCCAAACATTCAATCTGTTCTCTAAAACAGCGTATTCCTACAGTTTACTGGGTCACACTGAACTGGTGACTGAACTGGGCAGCGCtggaagaagtatttagatgttttacttaagtaaaaatagcaataccacagtgtataaatactctgttacaagtaaaagtcctgcatcaaaatatacttaaagtaccaaaagtaaaagtactcattatgcagaataatattaCAGGATTATAATtagctaattttaactactttatatactgctgggtagtttaatctataataatccatcatcattttatagtttatttatattttgtattaataatctgaatctgaaatgaaactaaagctttaaaataaatgtagaggagTAGAAGTTGAAAGTAGGGAGTGGAAGTAAAGTAAAAGCATTTTAACATTTCCTTCATGAAGAAATctttatttacaaaacaaaccctgtgttttattattataccatcatcatcatcatcgtcatctaTCTGTCCGtcctaataacataacaaacaaCTAGTTTACATTCGTTCCCAGGAATCATGTCATGTACAATCTGATTTCCTACCCCTTGTTGTCACCATAGTGGCTTTTAGCACATCTATAAAGTCATATAAAAACCCCAAGCTGTATGTTCTGTATCTGTTTGTTCTGTAAGTTACTTGTATTTAGTTtggtttattattatcagtaaAGGGAGATGGGGATTCTACTGTTGAAGGAGACAcatcgtgctcatttccaggttcatccCTTTCACACCAACGACTCAAACAGggttgagtgtgtgtttgaaagggTTAACCCGCATTGACCGACTCTGCTTCGCCGAGACCCAGAGATGTCGAGAGGTTGGGGGTTGTGACTCAGGTCGTATCTGAATTCAttggtgtgaaaggggtatTTAGATGCCTgtaataaggtctgtggttaacaccaGCTTTAGAGATGTTTtaagttttgttctacgacattaAATACATCAATAGATACCCCACTTGTGAAGTTTGAAGCCtgaatgtgtcttaaaaagttGGTAgctaacaagcggctaaatgaggaatggaacaatcccattggctcttTGTCGAGGTAACcatggcgatgctaacttccaggTTGGCCTCTGGAGCTCTCTATTCTTTCTTATAGTCCTCCTCCAGTTTGAGCTTCTCCGTGTTGTTACTGAGGAACGTGGCGTCGTTGCTGACTTGCACTTTGTCAAAGAAGTTGAAATCGGCCACGTAGCGTCCGCCCGTGGTGCTGAACAGCACCGGCTTGAACTCGTAACCCCAGAGGATCTCCTGAGGGACGTAGGAGGTGCGGCTCTGGCACGTGGCGGCCGTCGACTCCATGGTGGCGTTGAGGGTCACCAGCAGCTCGAAGTCGCGGGTGTGCAGGTTCTCGGCGTTGAGTCCCGCCAGCGGGCTGTGCTCGTCCAGGACGTGGTAGAAGGTGAGCGGGAGGATGAGGAAGGGGCACTCGCTGCTGGAGGCCATGACGAAGTCCACGGAGCTCTGGTGGATCTGCGTCTTCTCGCCTTCCTCCGTCACGTTGGAGTGGAGGAGCTTCCCCGTCAGCTGGCACTGGATCAGGAGGCTCTTCCTCATGTTGGCCACTCTCAACATCAGACACAGCTGGCCCTGGCGCCGGCAGATCACCGCCGACTGGCTGAACTTGATGGTCTCCGCTCGTTTCTTGGGGCGAGCCAGCTTGGCGAGGAACGCGCCGGTGACGAAGATCTCGGCCAGGCCGGTGATGACGAGCTGAGCCACCAGGGTGAAGATGGCCAGAGGGCATTCCTCCGAGATGTAACGGAAACCGTAGCCGATGGTGGTCTGCGACTCCAGAGAGAACAGGAAGGCTCCGGTGAGCGTCTCCACGTTCACCACGCAGGCCGTGCGGTTGGCGCTCAGACCGGGTTCGAAGTCTCCGTTGCCCATGCCGATGAAGTAGAAAATGACGCCGAAGATGAACCAAGTCATGACGAAGGTGGAGGCGAACAGAGTGAGCTTGTAGCGCCACTTCATGTCCACCACGGTGGTCCAGATGTCGTGCAGGTAGAGCTTCACCATTCCCTCCACGTTGTCGATACGCACGTTGTTGTGGCCGTCCTTCGACACGATCCTTCGCTGCACCTCGGCCTTCCTGGTCGCCATGTTGCTCCGAGTCGATTAAACCTGATGGTGACTTCTGAGGTGTCAGTATGGCATCGCCGACGGAAGGACTGAcaacaggacaaaaaaaaaaatgaaaatatagtgcatttactcaagtaacgTACTTAAATACACTTTTGAGGTTCTTCTACTTAAGTATATAagtatattgtactttttacatcactacatttatctgacagctttaggtactttacaaattaagatttttgcaCACAAAACGTATAGAGTTaataaaatatgctgctttgttATACAATAAACTATccaacattttacacacatacagctgaaacgattagtcgattagaaaaaacatttcatggttccaCCAGTGTGACAATTCgctgcttttccttttaataatgttaataatgttaatgtattatgTAATAATGTTGAGGtctggactgttggtcggactaAACAAATATAGTGAAGGTGTAACTTTGGGCTCTGGGTCATTATGACggcatttctcactattttcactatttttacaaaccaaacaatcagtcgaaaatagtttaaaaaaaatagaaaaaataatcaagaaaaatagagataaataaataaatatagaggaataagataaagaaaatataagaaataaaagaaaatatattaaaataaaaacaggactaaaaatttaattaaaaaaaaaaaattaaataaaaaaaaaaatttgaaatagaagaaaagaggaaataatcagcagattaatctataatgaaaataatcatcagttaataattcaaaatgagctttaatacattaatgcatcagtaataataatctaatgatagaatatataatagtagaacatttttatactttaactacattttccttacaggacttttactcatAATagttttttgtattgtattttgtaagtgtggtattagtactttagtCCTAGTACTAAACTTTTCAATGTAAAAAATACTGTATTTGGTCAAatataaaaactgaaatgtAGTTTTCTACAACAGAAGAGCTAAAGTAAAATATCTTAAATGAGGTAGAActtttaacaaaatataaatactcCAGTACAACAAaactgtatttaagtacagtactgtatattagctaaaacaatgaggaaaactttgtattgttcctttaaagttgATCAAGATTTGTCCTCTGAAGGGGACACAAGTACAGCAGAGGATTCAACACCAAAAAATAGtctattaaaataaaaacatgacacatttaatgattaaaatatttcataaattaAATGTGAGGCTGAAGACACGGTGTCTGAATCAAACCCTGCTGTTACAGGTCTCTGTTCCGTCTCACGGTTAACACAGTGACAATGAGTTGAAAGTTAACCTCGTAGTAAACCATTACAGGAGCCCGACAACGTTAAATAATCACTGATTGTTTTATAAATCTGTGTATTATACTCACATCTTGTCTCAGGTGTTTTGTCTTCACTTGTCTTCAGGTGTTTGTCTCACACACTTACACTGTAAGATGAAGCTGCCGGAGGACATCTAGTTCAGTGTCTTCTTTCTGTCTATTGTCCCGAGTTTGTGAGAGCTGAACTTTGGCACCGTCGTATTCAGGAGGAAGAAAAGCTGTAAACTGTGATCTGTACGTGGGACGGCttttattcctcctcctccgccgcctCCCCTCTCACCTGTCCATAGGTACCAACAGCAACACTGAACACCTAAACGTTTGTTATGGCTGTTattgttttacacaaacacacccaggtTTACTGCCTCCCGACAGTCCTCTGAAGGACATCATGAACTCTTGGGACATTTTTGGTGTcagcacaaataaatataaataaataaagtaataaaatgaTCAG
This window harbors:
- the kcnj15 gene encoding ATP-sensitive inward rectifier potassium channel 15; translation: MATRKAEVQRRIVSKDGHNNVRIDNVEGMVKLYLHDIWTTVVDMKWRYKLTLFASTFVMTWFIFGVIFYFIGMGNGDFEPGLSANRTACVVNVETLTGAFLFSLESQTTIGYGFRYISEECPLAIFTLVAQLVITGLAEIFVTGAFLAKLARPKKRAETIKFSQSAVICRRQGQLCLMLRVANMRKSLLIQCQLTGKLLHSNVTEEGEKTQIHQSSVDFVMASSSECPFLILPLTFYHVLDEHSPLAGLNAENLHTRDFELLVTLNATMESTAATCQSRTSYVPQEILWGYEFKPVLFSTTGGRYVADFNFFDKVQVSNDATFLSNNTEKLKLEEDYKKE